The Glycine soja cultivar W05 chromosome 19, ASM419377v2, whole genome shotgun sequence genomic sequence GAAATTAAAATGTGGCATTGTATTAGACAGTTCCACCCGGAGAAAAATAAACACAAGAGAGATGAGtgccttattattttttatcttttagctCTTGTTGACTGTTGTCCCTATTTTTCTCCTACTGATACGCACTAGTTTCATTCATGACAGTAAATTGCTGATAGGAAAATGGTGGGATCCAAGTTTTATTATGCACTATCACTTGCGTCAATCATTTGTGGAGTTGTCTAACTTattccaagaaaaaaaatgaggttaGACAATCTTATTGTAAACTagtggtataatttttttatgcactTTAAGACAGTTGATACTTTAAGAAAGTTGCACAATCAGAcatattataagatatttttttatcggtcaatattaattgttagtaaAAGGAATTCGAACTCACGATCTCCtcctccttttttctttctttaatcacTAAGCCAACCTTATAACTTCATATTATATAAGATTGTTTAACTCCATTATTACCTATGGTAAGTTAGACATGACCAATCATTTGTATATACCAAAGACAAATTTTGACACTATCTCCACAGAAAACGAGTGCATTGTAAGGTTTGCGTCATTTGAAAAGGAGTGTGAGGAAGATAGAGGGAAATGTGTACCTTAGCTGGGCCTTCTAATGCGTTTGTGAAGTATAGTCGTGCATTATCTACTAGTTGACAGTAAGTCATAAATGCCTCAGCAAATCTCCTGTGGGATTTCAACTGTGACTTTATTCTCACTGCTCTTCTGCACATGATAGCTCTcctgttcatattcaaattTAGTGGTTAATCTCCAAGTGGAATCCAATTTCATCGGAATTGAAGAATTTTAGTTTGGTAACGCTGTCAAATTGAAATGTTGAATATGACCTTATGCCTCTGACAACTGCAAGATAAGCATCACATACTACTCCAACCAGTTCTATCCTATATGGTTTTCTCTTTTTGCCTCCAACTTGTTCAGGTTCTTCGTCTTTAATTCTTTCCCAATAGTTTTCAATTACAGTTCCATCCTCCttcagcctatagccttctccCATGCGGTAACGGCGACGGTGAACATTCCTAGCCATTGTTATTGTCTGCACAACAAATGGCACCCAGGAAAGTGTGCCATCCATAATAACATCTCGTCCTTCGTTTAATGCTGTTACTAGGAGGGATGAGGCCGCATCTGTGGATGCTTGATGTACCTGTTTAGAACAAATCAAGCAATGCAATATAACTGTGAAAGTGTGCCAGATTCGATCAATTTGGACTCAAACTAGTCAccatataaaaaagaattggGATTGCATGCTACTCTAACATGTACTGATTCCTACTTATTACAAAGACAAGAGTAGAAAATTAAAGAGTCTCAACCAGTTCTGCTGTTTGAATCATGTCATGGTGACCTCTTGAGCTAAGGGCCTTATAGATGACATCTGATTCTTTGAAGGCATCTGCCTCAATGATTACAGCATTTGCGGCTGCTCCTGCCCAGAAAGGTCTGTTCAAATTTCATTTAGAAAAAACATCATTAGACTATTGCTGTTTATTCACTGTGAGACTGTATGAGTTAAAAAGTATAAGTAGCATAAATGATGGTTGAAACAAGGAAACAACATTTATGAActtcctttttaaaaaactaacttAGATATCATCTGTATATGTAAGCATACATATTTATGGACTTGCTTAGGCTTAGACTATTGACCTTTTAACTTTTTCCAGCCTTAATGTAAACATATGAATGTGCACTGAAGTTCACAGTAGTGAATTTTCTTCAATATAAAAACTTTACCCTGTGTTTGGATGAAGCATTTAAAGaggataatgtattttttttagggtATTTTAATTGCTGGCAATTAAAATGTTCAGTTTTGGATGTTTAATTTGAAGAATTCTCCAAATTTTTTATTCTGTTAAGAttaggaatttgaaatttccctaaaataggtgggaTTTCAAAAATTCCTCACTCTCCATCTTCTTTTGATGAAACACAGATTTGTTGTCCCCAACCTCATCTTTCGCCATTTTATCCCTTCCATTTTTTCAGCGACTTAGTAGTTGATTGATGTGACGGAGATAGCAGTGGCAGAAGAAAAACAAGTTCGCACAGTGGTTGACAAGGCTAAGTCATTCAAGCTTGAGTTCCACCGTTGTGCCTCCACTCTATGAAAGTTCCATTCACTGCCTAGGCATCAACACCATGAAAAACCTTTGTTGCATCGTCACCGTCGTCAATGCCACCAATTTCTGCAAGGCCTTGACCATGTGAACACCTCCATTAATGACTAGAAGTGGCTGTGAATGAATATGCTTCCTTACCAAAAGATAACTTGAAATTTGTTGAAGTTTTCAAGATTCAATTTCCATGAGGAGATTTGTGTTgcaatgtgattgatgattgaaagtgTGCTAGAGAGACAAAGCACGCgaggagagagaagaaaatgacACGAAACATTGCAAAATTTTATAATCCAAACAagttatttttgtaattgattGGAATTTAATTGCTTTCAATTAAATTACTATGCATTTAAAATTCTCTGCCATGTGAAAATTCCTCATCCAAAACACAGGCTAAAGCTTGTTCAATTCCCTTCTCacgttttgttttaaaaattgttttctaaAACAATATTACACTACTGAGCTATCAACTTTTCATCAAACATTTATTAAGtttggaaaattattttcaaaataagttttaaaatccagaaaacaaaaacagttGAAAGATGTTTTCTTTAAATACTCTGTTCAAGAACAAACTTTTGAAAAACAGAATGTGCTCAATATACAAACACTTTCAAATGTGTTTAGGgaacaaacaaatttaaaaaaacataaaactgtTTTTAAAAACACTAAACAAACAAGGTCTTACTCTTTGAGAATATCTTTGAGCACGGTGCTTTTGCCAGCACCCATACCTCCACCCATTAAGAGAAGCACTGGACTCCTATCGCTATGAGCTACTGGGGCCATCACCTCTGTGCATCGAGAGTCATCACTTGTAGCTACTCCCATTGCTTTCATCTCCTCTACTAATGTATTAAAAACTCTAGCTACCTTCAGATTCTTGGCAAGTCTCTCGAACCTTTGTTCCCTGTGCAATGAATAGTATTTACCTCAGAAAAAAGAGATGTTGAACCAACCCTTTCAAACACAATTTTTGGTTCTCTGAAAACATTGATAAATTGTAAATCATTTAACTATCCATTAGTATAATTCCAACTATGGAACCATTTGCATAGTGGCACCATTTAAGGGGATAGAAAATAACATCTTATTGTTATTGTTTCATTCTTATGTATCATTAACTTTTTGTAGAATTTCATCATGCTAATAATTTGAACAAAAAGCATTTGAAGAGCGGTTTTTAACATTTCTTCTttgggaaaagaaaaactaatataGGAAGACATATATATAAGTCAAATTTGGATTAGATTCTAGCTTATGAAAACTTGAATGGTAAAATCTTTATATACAATAGGTTTTTAAGATATATAAGAATAATGAATCAAGGTGCTTATGGAAGCTATTGATGTAGAAAAGCGAGGTCACAAGAAAATGGCAGGTTAATCGACAATTTCTCTTATCACCTATTATGTCCTCCTGTTCCTGTTACAAAACACCTGATCTCAGTCAACTTTCCAAAGATGGTTTATCTTTTTGCATGTTTGGAAGTAAGgtgaaaaaatatgtttgaggCAAAAATACTTTTGCAAAAGGATCTTGATCATTGTTTTTATCCATTGGATTAGGTTGCAACACGTGTCTCTGTAAACCGAACATGCACTTAGTATTCTTAGAGAACAATATATAGAAATACACACCTAGTTGCTGCCATAACTATGTTCTTGAGGTTCTTTTTTGGCTCATTTTCCGAGGTCAATACCTACAAAGCCAAAAAAGCATAGTTTTACCTAGTATTGATGTATACACAAGCCATTttagattaattattatatgactATAACACCCCAATACCTGACTCATAATTAGATCACCATAGTTCCAATAGAAACCTAAGTAACTAAGAATGCATCTCTCAAACTCCTCTACGAGCTTCACATAAAGTGAATCAGCATCTGGTTCATTCTCAAAGAAAGCGTATATATCATCTTCAAATCCCTCGTATTTCCTTATGTATTCAGAAGCCAATCTACATAGATGAGGACAACTTCTCCTATCTTTGAACCCCATTTGCCTAGCTGCAACAAATCAGATAATTTTGCATTAGGAAAATGCTGAATAGTAGGAAACTATGCATATTTTATTCAAGCCAATTCAATTGATATTGTTTCAAAAAGAGCACACCATTTCCATCTTAATCTTCCAAATGatgcattttttatatttgtcacCGTATGCTGATCCATGCgtttaattgaaagaaaaaaaaattgaaaagaatatgTTATTACCTACGTAATGGGAAAACCTTTCAAGCTTTGGGACGTGACCTGCGCGTGACAATCTTATACGTGGGATGATCTTTCGATCTCTAGTCTGTTTCAGACCAAAATGGAAGACCACGACAAATATCAACCCAATGAAAGTGGCTACGATGATCTGAGTAAAACTGAATTTGGCATCATCATCTGAACAGGATTGAGCTATGTTAGGGGTGAAAGTCATCGTAATTTTATTCACATTGCATGaggaattaatttaataaataaatagagataATGTATATCAAAAGATGCCCATGAGACTTGAATTATTTTCTGACTGTTACCATTCTGCATATCTTCCATAAATCAAACACCCAGAGACCACAGGATCGGTAATGAAGGAGAAATTTtgtgtcttttgattttgtcttTTCGTAGATTTGATTCTGTGGTCGTTTGATGAAGTTCTTCATTCCTTTGTCCTTTGTCGACATTAATAGTTAtacaaaacacatttttttaacacacatatattttcattttttataatttattaaaactcatggaattattcaaatttcactttttttattataaattaacaagttttattcataatttacaagtttaaataaattttagttaataataaaaatatgttaaaaaacatACTATTATCCTTcatcataataaaatttgattagatTAGTTCATAAAATTGACACGTGATATGCACGGTTTTGTATATTATCATTTGTCTTAGTAGTCACACGCATATGAAAACGAAAAATATTTGCTCCATTGTTGGACTAATATACAGattattaagttatttttttaatacaattttattttattttatttttggttaattCTATATATGCTGAAATCAAAACTATaccgaacaaaaagaaaaggttgAAACAGATGAATCCAATAGGCATTTGATGTACTTCAAGCATGTAATGCCAGGAATCAAGTTCTGATCACCACATGGTTCCTTATAAGAGCATAACACTTATTGCATTGAACGTATATGCTTAAGAACTTTTGTACTTGAGAGTCAGAAATCGTTTAATTAAGGATCAAGTAAAcgattttctaaattaaaatcaCAAGGTTAATTTTAATCTGATTCTTCGTGGCTACGGATAAGATCATAAAGTACAAAGATAGGAAGGTAACCAAGCTTGATCAGGACTACCGGACTACGGACTTAATTAAGGCTAGTTATGTGATTAAATACTTTTCATGTATAATGTTTTTTCAAGTTTCTGGGAACATATACAATAAAGAAACTTTGTGATAGTGCTTAACTTTCTCTACTTTTACTTCATCTGTATAACAACCATTTAATTTGGTCTTTGTATGAACTgtgctttatttttcatcttcagCTAAGAACTGATTTAAGGTCTGTTCTTACCTAGTTTTGAACTGACTAGTGACTACAAATTTACCCTTAGAGGTGCCGGTTCTATTTCCATAATTGGTGAAGCATGCCAagcaattaatatatatatatatatatatttgcctGAGGATTGATTTGttttacaatttaacactgaaTAAAGAACTTTGTGCTCATTTTCGTGTTTGAGACTGACTCACATTCCCCTCAACTTTTATGTATGCATGACAAAAACAGGGGAAGAAGGTGGAGAGAGAGAGTTATTGCTATAATTTTCTATATGACCATGCCATGCATTATTCTACATTTGGGGGGCCCTTATATACGTAAATTTACGAGGAGATTCTTTCTTGGACCATATGATTATTAGGACTCCATTTCTACACCCATGTTTCTTGCTTGCATACACAGGACTTTCGTTAACAACAAGAATTGTTTGcacaaaaataaatgattttctaTTCCAACAAAGGTCagaatgaattttattattaatagtcACGTTTTTGGTACCTATTTTTGTTCGAAGCAAGAATATTCACAACATGAGGATTTGCCATAGCAAAAATTTGATCAGTCTTTAGCAGATCAAGTTAGGATATTGGATTttattccttcctttttttataaCGCTCTATTGGCAGAGACTGTTGTTCAATCGTGTTTCCTTGCATTTTTAGTGCTCCTCAGGGGTTGTTGTCcctttttattcataataaaaagatgttttacaatttatatatataaaaggatttGCTAATACATTCATATCATTTTTTCAATATGAATATATCAGCAATCAACACCAAGATTATTCGatagaaaaattaatcatttcttttgtttttttttaaatttaatgtagaaatataatagtaatttaatctttaactttttaaaaaataaaaaactcatttCGCTCTtttcccactttttttttctctcctctcTCACGCCTCATCccattaaattttcaaattcttcTCTATCGCTTTCAAGATCCTTGTAAATTCTTTAGATATTTCtacactaaaaaaagaaaacagaaacaCTCTTAATCATGTTCTCGGATTGAGCGTGGAAGCAAAAatgcatgaaacaaaaaagcaaaattattgaaaaacattttttaaaacaaaagagtTTAAATGGATCAAAATGGTCAATCTTGGTTTTACTGCAATTCAAATATCTAACATTGCAGCATAAGTAGAACGAGCAGGACGTGGAGGTGTTGAAGAAAATGTTTCGAACTTCAAAAGCTGCAACCGAGTGAACACTTAATCTGATTAGGgaaatttgtttttgaataattatGCTTCTTTTTCACGCTTAATCTGATTAAGAGTGTCTTTTTTCTTTCGTTTCCTTTTGTCAGTATAAGGAATACAGAACATTTTGTTACAATGGTGTTGAAAGAAGAGAACTAGAATCTGGAAATTTAATGGAGTGATTGCTGAGACGAAAGAGATGacagaggagagagagaaagaaataacTGGTTTTGGAAGAGGGTCTCGCCATGGTTTGGAACTTCGGGTATACGTATAAGCATATATgtaccttaaaaaaaaaaaacatatatgtaCAGAACGTGGAGACTAAGAATGTATGGAGGGGGGAAAAGTTGCAaagcatataattaaataattgatcAACTGGTGGTTAAGAAGATATTCTAAATGTAACATACATAAGTACTCAGTGTTTTGATTTCAGAACAGAAGAGGAAAAACAATGACTCTATGAAATCAGCACATGTTTGTTCCCTCTGTAGATATAGAAATAGAAGCCAGTGGGTCAAACTTCAGAGATCTTGCTGCAGGACTTGTTGAATGTATAAAAACTGTCCTTTtattgctttttaatttttatacgcAATTCACTAGTTGTAAGTGAACCATCCGGtgttatttcaatttaaaatgaaattgagtcaaattcaaatttctatattttaagTTGGTGGGTAGCGACAGTTTGGAAAACGCTTCTTGAACAAATAAACATGAGAGATTAATACTATAcatttcatacaaaaaaatctgataattaatttttttgtccttACTATCATATGATACCTGTTAATTGCTTAAGTATCAGattcctaaaataaatatatatattttaataaatgttaGTAACAAGAGAAGTAGTAATTTCGGATTTTGAAAGGATGAAAACCAACAATAATTTTTGTAGGGGttaaaactaaaattcactcattttacaatatttaagtcagtaattttttattttttgatattaaagtaaaagatttttttacaggaaccaaatttaaaattcactcattttataagaactaaaaatatatttttttacaggtAGGAAAATGTTTCGTGGATACTTATGGAGAAGTTTATGTcaaggagaaaaaataaataaaagagagaaaatgataaCTAAATTATATGGCATGTCAAGAAGGAAAAGGAGTATAACCTAGGTATTTTTTTAGTGtcaaaattaatatagaaataacaaatataaataagaagaaagagataaaataaataaatagtttattttgGGTCAGCCAAAAAAGAGATATCATTAAATATACTGGTAGTACCACAAAATacatgaacataaaataaataaatagtgtcaACCAATTAGGTGCAATGTTAGGGTGTAAAATAAGTCTCATCAAATTATTGTGGACATGAAGTCTTTTATGGTGGATTTCCACCAAGTCATTATTGAATATGTTAAGGACATCTCCACAGTATAGTAAAACCTGTCTGTCCCAAAAATCTACATCACGTGAAGGAATACACGAGTAAAGTTTTCAGAGGAGGCGAACATGAGATTTTGTTGGGGGTGGCGATGGCAACAGTTGTGCCGGCAATGCTCGTAGAATAAAGCTTTCTTGATGTAACTCCAAGAGCAATGGAAAAATCTAACACCAAACAAGCCCAACAAAAAGAATTCGGGATGGAATCATGACCTCAATGCATATGATAAGAAATCATGTTGGGAACCGACCTTTTAGGAGTGTTTCAATTATTGCCACCTTTGACAGAATTTATTAATCCTAACATTTTTTGAGGTAGATACAAAGAGAATTTATTAATTTGCCTATTGTCCTGAAAACTGTGTAACATTAATCACTTCAGGTCAAGATGGTAAATCCATTAGTGTATTATTTGTCAGGTTGTCATTCGTGCATAATTATTGAAACATTATAGTTTGTTTTagaacattgaaaaaaaaatgatagtaacACGGTTATTATTTTTAGCTGAGATAATTATATGGTCAATGGTTGTTAatgtttgtcataatttttcttcttggCCGACAGTGTTTGTCATAATCATTGCTAAGCTTCATCATCGCAAATGTAGGATCACTTTCTTGAATAACTCCATAGCATACCGCCATACCCGAATCCTCTGCTCAGCCATTTCAAGCAGTGGGGCTTTGCTTCATGTTTCCTCATTGCTTTTATTGGCAAAACTTGAACTCTACAATTCAGGTAACAAAGTCCTTTAATGCCAATAGCTTACAAGACAGCCTGATTAGAATGTCTAAAATGGCCTTCTATGCCCACACTGAGTTTATCAGTAAATTTTGCATCTTGGGTGTTTCTTtacacacataaaataaaataaaataaaaactgctTGCTATCGGGGTTTCTTTGTGCTtccttccaaaaaaattaagaaggaCATGCAATGCAACTTAAGCCTGAAAGCTTGCTGCTGCTGATAgcaattattaatattacagAGAAAATTTAGcactacttaaaaaaaaatacaaaacggATAAGATGATGATGGCTATTTGCTGATTTATGTGGATTAAAAGGAGCTTAATGATTTGacctatgttaaaaaaaatctgtaaATTATCAAATCTTTGTATTACTCAGTAACTTGTGTcaaaagaagattttttttttttctttttcgggTAAAATGTAACGTCTTGTAGGCACTCACCAGATAGCCCAGAAAGAAGTTCGCAGTAACAAATAAGCTGCAACAGCGGAAGAAATAATGCAAACTAGTTCAGTGGGCCTTGTTACTTGTGACGCGAATCACGACCTACGTGATCGTTGGGCATTGTTATTGACACCTCTTTTGCTATTTAATCCCTCCAACTTTTcgcttttatttattcatttttttgacaaaaatacaAGTTTTCattatgttcatttttttctaaaaaaacataacaataaAACCTTTCTTCCGTTGTGAATTCAAActaatacacaacaaacataagttcatattatgttaattttttttgtattaaaaagtTTACATAACGAAGATAAATATCCGGTAACATGAATGTCCTTGTGTATTTTGAATTCACACCAATCTAGTTATCATTGTgttagtttcttaaaaaaaaattaaggttcCATTTGAGGTGATTtctcatttttagttttgaaatttttataaatcaaaatcatatttagttttaagttttggtttattctttatttttagtttttgagaaGATGTtagaaattgaagataaataaaatgagtCAACTGTTTTATCTTATCTCGATCTATTATGAAATAATGACAGTGGTAGAAGTAGCAAAATAGGAGTGACAACGATGACGATGGTTGCAATAATAGTGATGTCGATGAAAATGATGATAATGGTGAGATGGAATAGGGGCGGTGACGATGGTGATGATAGTGGTGGTATGGTGACGGTGATGATAGTAGCGGTTGAATGGTGATAATTGTGTTTTAAAACCTAGACCAATCCAATTGGTCAAATCGACTTAATCGCGACCCTGAAGTCTGGCCGAGTCGAGTTGTTTACTGGATCAACCATGTATTGGAATTAATGCAACTTGGTATGACCTGCTTAGGTTTGCAATTAAACTAGTGACCCACTGATTGAGCTTGAACACGCCTAAGGGAGGAAACACGTTGGGTCATGCGGGTCAATTAAGGTTAGGTAtaaagttttatatatttttaatataaatcggATCATCCAGGTCAATTAGTGACCAGCTGGTTCGACCATTGATCCAATACCTTGATCGGGACAAtcatcaatttgattttttaaattatgggtGGTGGTGGGGGTGGACTAGTGGTAATGACGACAACAATAACGATGGATACAGTGAAAAAGTGGCGATGATAACGATGAAATagtgataatgataatgatgacGTTAACTATGGTGGAATGACAGTGGTGACAACGATGGTAGGATGGAATAATGGTAGTGATGGTGGAGGCGACAATAATGGTGATAATGGTGGCAAAGGTGAGGTGTAATGGTAGTGGTGATAAAATGGTGGAGGCGATAATGGTAATGGTTATGCGACAGTGCAGTGGTGGTGGTCGTGGTGGAATAGTGGTGGTATGGTGATGGTGGTTATAAggtgtttttttaaaactaaaaatcaaatttacaaaaacctttttttcttgattttaataATGAATGTGAAACTGTTTTGAAATTGagttaaaaatcaattaaactttatttttgtcaaacacattttattttgaaaattgtatttgaaaatcaaaaataaaaaacttacaacCACCCCAAATAAGACTTAACATAACGGAAACTTGTTTTAtgcaaaattgaataaaaaaaagatattgttgTTGTTTCATTTTGGTTGAGGGGTTTAAATAACAACTATAATGTTAATAGTTATAATTAATAGCGATACCCACGATCTTCTTAAGTATATTGGAGAAAGAATCCACCAAGAAGAAAGACACATCCTATGTGATTAAACATATATTAGgggtttagataaaaaaaacagtaaGGGGCTTTTTATTCCGAAAattagtttttgatttttttttatattttcagatgttaatttatagaatataaaaaataaggaaaatgtaaaataagtaaataaataatgtgtTACAAGAAAAGAGTGTAAAAAGTGAAGCTCCCTCAGCTCCCTCCACCCGTCGCCCTATCTATCTGCTAACTTCAATACCAGGGCATTTCCCTTACATGTTGCTGAAAGCCCCTCTCTTTTACGACATTTATaaagaaatttacccaaaaaaACTACAGCCAAAACATGTTCCTTTATTTATAGTTTTCCCCGTCAAGTTGAAGAAGACTCGCCCCCGAGTCATTAGTGTTTTTTTCACCATAATAaggaaaaaattagaaactttCAATGTTTCTAAAACCTCAAACTCAGCTGGTAGTTCAAACTTGGATGA encodes the following:
- the LOC114398343 gene encoding uncharacterized protein LOC114398343 — protein: MKAMGVATSDDSRCTEVMAPVAHSDRSPVLLLMGGGMGAGKSTVLKDILKEPFWAGAAANAVIIEADAFKESDVIYKALSSRGHHDMIQTAELVHQASTDAASSLLVTALNEGRDVIMDGTLSWVPFVVQTITMARNVHRRRYRMGEGYRLKEDGTVIENYWERIKDEEPEQVGGKKRKPYRIELVGVVCDAYLAVVRGIRRAIMCRRAVRIKSQLKSHRRFAEAFMTYCQLVDNARLYFTNALEGPAKLIGWKDRDKTLLVDPDEFDCMKRLAKLNEDANSIYELYKHPNPACEAGSVWKDIVLSPSRLNIQQELKYSIQKIESMNYNNVTMENR